The Carassius auratus strain Wakin chromosome 11, ASM336829v1, whole genome shotgun sequence DNA window TgacttatattatttatatactgctaTTCCATCACAAGTATTATTTCAAATATGGTCAACCCTTCCCAACTGTAGTATTTTATGGGGTCTCTTAAGATTATATGTTTAAAACCTTTCAGGCATCTCTCTAAGTTTATTGTTCTCAACATTTTAAGAATTGATTTCAGCTCTTGTCATGATTTCATTTGCAGTGCTTGAATTCATCTCATTCTCTTGTGCTTTTTGCCTTCAACGCTGATGCATTGCACAAACACATCCATCTCAATCCACTTCTTCACATTAACGCATAACCTGTTGCTCATTTCACACATGCCATGCACTAGCTCAGTGAAGATGTCAGGAAGGAAACTCAGCAgcctgttgtgtttgtgtttgtcagttGCCTGTAGAGAGCAGTTGGAGTGATCTGCCATCTTCTGAGTGATGGTTCAGGTGTGTTGTGAGGTTTGCAGCATATGGATAGCAGTCAAAGAAAGTAAAACTAGGGCAGATGCTTGGCTGTGTGggaaaacttttaaatatttaaagtacatGGATTTTAGATActatatattaactatatatattaagtttggggttggttagatttttttaaaatgtttttgatagaagcctcttatgctcaccaaggctgcatttatcaaaaacacattaaaaacagtaatataaagaaatattataacaattttaaaggcctgttttctttttgaaaatgtaacttaTCCCTGTTATGGCAAGttatattttcagcagccattactttgtttggtatgttgaaaaaaaaaaaaaaaaagaaaatatatatatatatatatatatatatatatatatatatatatatatatatacaattattattattattttttttacagtaacatttttatttgaactgTGAAACATTTTTTCAGTATTCGTTGATGAACTGAAAGTTGTAAAAGAACAGCACTTGAAATTAAAAtcttttgtgattattaaaaagtaattttcacCATTTGagtgcatccttactgaataacagtatcaatttcttaaaaaaacaacaaccttactaaccccagacttttgaacgctagtgttgattttattttatgggaTGTGAAAAGTATATTCAATACACTGATTCCATTCAGTATAAAATATCTATGTGtaagacattaatcaaatatgtcatgaaataaaacataaatactgacctctgattactttaaaaaatatttaattgagttgatttaacaaagaaataatttaaaatattgttattatgtaactttaattttaaacttttaactAAATAATGCACTATGCACTAAATTTAAGTCCAACTCGTATCAACAACTGAAAAGTTGGCATTGTGACCACTCTACATATcacttttttactgtaaattctaACATAtcatcacaacatgtaaataaatatcttatatGAGGGacatataagattttatttttactgagcAGATTCCAGTAATGCTCTTTGGCTGTGAGGATGATATGTAATTGATAGAGCTTCTGGTGTTAAGATAGACAGACGGCTTAACTGTGTTGTTTCCTGTTTATTTCTGCTGTGCAATGGCAGACTGATGAAGGAGGTAGTCCCAACCCTGGGGTGTCCGGTAaggcagcctctctctctctctctctctctcttaacagTCATGTCTCTCTCCATGACTGGGGTATTTCTGTTGCTGGATTTGTTCTGCTGCCTCGCGTCTCATCTCTGTATTTCTCAGCATGTCGTGTGTTGTGGAAAAAAACGAGATGCATACACACTAGTCTGGGAATGCACATGACAATATCAATGTAGATCCCATATGTGTATGTAAAGCTTTGCCATGCCTGTTATGTAAGAGTGAAATAATGTGGCTTTTGTTTGACAGTGTTATAAATTCAGGATGGAGCACCTCATGATTTCATTTGCATCGTCATTTGACTCCAGTCTCAAATTCATCCAGCTTTAATTGCACATCTGATAGATGCATTTCATCAGCTCATcatttttcatcagattttaaTTATTCTCTTGGATCGTGGAATGACTGAACAAAGAACAAGGAATGCACACGATTTGTCATTATAGAGTTAGTGAAGGATGAAGTGTTCCTGTGATTCGCAGATCTTCATTAACTGCAaactttttttacaataaaattaattgatttattccTTTGCAGTATCACTCTTTGTTCTCCATATAACCATATAAACTTCTGTTTATTTTTCAGGAAGTCGAAGCAGTAGTTCCAACCCTAGCGCTGGGAGGAGCCAGCGACCTGTTCTGAGGGACAAGGACCGTAAATCAGCAGGCAGCGGTGGCAGCGAATCGCATTCAGGCAAGCAAGCAGGTGGGAGGCGGGTTGAACGTTCAGCCAGCCAGCTGAGCCACTGGAGTCATGCTCTCTCATCTCGCAGCTACACTCATTCCCGTGTCCCGTCCCAGCACAGCCGCACGTCCTTCTCCTACAGTCACGCTCCCTTTTCCAAGTACGGCCACACCTCTTGTGCACTCAGCGAACGGAGCCACGCTTCCTCTTACGGACCCCCAGGCCTGCCTCCTCCCTACAGCCTGGCCAGATTGACCCCTAAGGGGGCTATCAGCAGTGGGCCCCCAGGGGCCCCTCCAGTGAGGGAAATAGGGGCCATACTACCTGAACTCACCGCCAGTCGCCAGTCATTCCAGCATGCCATGGGCAACCCTTGTGAGTTTTTTGTGGATATAATGTAAttagatgaataaataataaataacagtagAGAAATCTCACAGGACGAGAGCCATGAATACATAATCAACTTTTACCAACAGCACATGTGGCCTTGCTGTAGTTGCAAGTTTCTGTGGAAGGTTGAGGAACAAATGTGTTTAGATTAATTGTGTGTTTAGCAGAGGGCAAATAGCCTTactcactactgttcaaaagtttggcagTCGgtaagattttaatatttttgaaaaacatctctgcatttatttgatcaaaaatacagtaaaaactgtaatattgtgaaatagttttacaaatttaaataacagtttttttattatatattttcaaatataatttatttctgtgatggcaaaatgAATTTTTAGCCATCATTTCTtcttatgaatgttgaaaacacttgtggAAAATGTGGtacgttttctttttctttttcaggattctttgatgaatataaaattacataaacacCATTCATTcggaatataaatcttttgtaacattttaaatgtttttacggtctcttcaaaaaaataaaaataaaaaaaataaaaataataatatatactgaCCCAAACGtttaaacagcagtgtacttCCAAAAGTATAGCAACAAAAAAAGAGCATATCACCTATTTTATTGCTTATTTCTGTcaccattaaagctgcagtaggtaacttttgtaaaaatatattttttacatatttgttaaacctgtcattatgtcctgacagtagaatatgagacaaataatctgtgaaaaaatcaagctcctctggctcctcccagtggtcctattgccatttgcagaaactccatcgctcctggtaaaaaatgaccaatcagagctgcggtccgtaactttgtttgtgttcaaaatgtagaaaaatttatataataagcgagtacaccatgaatccgttttccaaaccatgtttttagcttgccctgaatcactagggtgcacctttaataagtgtttatattcggactatttcaGATTGCTTCGAGGGTACCGCAGCGGGggaacccagtacctttgtgattcttcatagacataaacagagagaagtagttccggctacgatgttcttccgcaagacgcaagcagttctgtttattaaccactagagcgtcaaaagttccctaccgcagctttaacaaaacaaaacatatacacGTGTGCAAACAAGGTTAATATTATAAATTGGGGTCAGCACAGCTTTTTAGACCAGTATTAACCATTTATCAATAAAATAGCAAGCACACCAGCAACcacatttttaattgattttaatttttatttttgattagcaaACGGTAAAGACAATCAGACAATGCCCTCTGCTGGTCAGGAGCTGTTAGTCCTTTCCCAAGCTGTCAGTGAACAGACTAGACTACTGATCACATTTATGATCCAGCAACATTCAGAagtattttcattttgtgttcgttTCTGTTAAAATGCTATTCAAAACAATCTTTATATTGTTGTTTCATGGTGCACATGATTACTGCTTAAAGCTCTTGTGCACTATAAGCTGTCTGCGCAGGTGATGGAtataaatggaataaaaaattTTTTGACACGTTTCCATTTATTACCAGGTTGGAAATAAGGTAGCATGTCACTGTTATGACTCTTGGCTCTAAAGCACTAGCTACAATAATGTATTTTCAGGAAAGAAAAAAGCTGCTGGATATCAGGGTAAACTCAAAAACCAGCACTTAAACGGTGTGCACAAAATAAATTGGCACTTGCTGAACATCTGAAATTAGTtgtattttcttgaatattgtctgtaagtcctttttttttttttgcccctggAATAATGAGTCAGTTGTATGATGTGGTATCTGGTGCTGGTTACCCGTTCATCTCTAAGAGAAAACATTTGCTCAAAAGCTTGTTTAAAGTAACTAACTGAAGGGGACTAGTTAGCATATGGAGTGTTAACTACTGTATGTGTAGTATTTAACCATTTGAAGGCTAACAAACTGGCACTTTTACAAGGTCTGATCTGCCCTTTTATTGTACATCTTTAGATGTGTTGTCTATTTTTCTCTCTTAGGAAGACTGGGGTGTAATGCTGTACAtagttcatttttattgtatatatgaaAATAGATAATTGTAAAAAGTTTATGTACAGAGCTTCTGGCCATGCCTTTTTGTAGTTATGATGTAAATTGGACTTGTCTGTTTGTGAGTTTAAAGCAGTTTTCTAAATCTCATTCTGCTTTGTGTTGTATTTGTCTAACCATTTGTCAGTGAAACTATCTGAAATAAATTATTCATCTAAACGtctgtctcattttcatttttttaggttTTCTTAGCCTTAGAGGTAGTTTATTCCTGCccttttttttcaaatctgtCTCTTGAGCACAGCTATGCAACTATATACTGTCATGCCCACCCACTCTTaacagataatttattaaaatgttcatgaacATTAACTAAATTTGTAACTGGTTTGCCTGCCAATTAGTTTTTTAAAGGTCacgtttttcgtgttttttttttaagctttgattgtgtttacattgtgcaatataacatgttcatgcttcgcgtgtaaaaaaaaaaatatatttttcacacaattcactgttttcactgtcataaaaacgggctgatgacttccttgttctataaagtccctccttcagaaatacttaacgagttctgattgggccagcggttcctgtgctctgattcgacagcagctgagcgtgtgcggccctcctggaaacgcgattgggctagttttgcaCAAGTTTTGAGAAGCAGGCAGGccggatttgttttgaaaacctggcaattcTGAACGCTCATGCTGGAGAtttacttctaatcacagaacgcctttactgacgagatgcgcatgaaaatctcattcaattttttgcacagccctaccatctagttaacaaagctaaacagcgttgtcctttgtgtaataaattatagaaactgttaaacgcaccaacttaaataataaaatacacttaaccggttgtggtccataaacaacaccttctccagacaaagagggaactgctccatctttcaggaataatctttgttcaaatccggcattaaaccgattgagattgaggaagttgtcctcagcaaaattaattaatttgatcatTATGATTATGATCCATATTAAAGCTAtccaatgatttttttctttaactatTTTTCTTGAGTGTACAATATATAACAGTTTAGTATTTTCTGTATATTCAAAtcaatcaacaaaaaaaaaaaaaaattataattaagcaatcacaaaataattaagaaaatgcactgtagttttctttttcttttcttttttttttttgcatacataaACAGGTACAGTATGTTATAATGTCGTGCTGATGCCTCCAGATGATGAGCAGCTGGAGGACTTAGAAAAGAGACCAAACTATTAGAACAAGCAAAGGCAGTACATTCAACATTTGTATTAATGGACGCATTTTCATATCAAACTTAACTTTCCTGGAACATGGAATGTAACACTTTTgtccattaattaaaaaaaataaaaataaaactactgaaaaataaataatgaagaaaagaaagagtTCAGGGCCCTTCTCTAGAATTTTTCATGGCAATCATAAAATAGTCCTTGTCTGTGGAAAGaacacaataaaatacattactTATATCagtctatttcagataaataccTGATGTATATTTGGCTGTAGTAGTaacaaaaaagtaaagaaaaaaaagtgatatttaagTGACACCTGACATTTAAATGAGTATGAGTgcgaaaataattatttaaaaacatattgctgatctacaaaaaaaaaaaaaaaaaaaaaaactgtaatcaaaTAACTTCAAGACAAATATGATTAGTCAAACACTGTCAGCCTAAACCTGTCTAACCCAGTGGAGCTCATCCTTTGACTCGAAGGTTCCTCCACTGGCCAATACAATATTTCTCAGGCTCATTCTGAGCTTTACTGAGATCCGCTAATTGTTGGGAAACACAACCTAATGAAAATTAGCATTACATAAGTGTACTTTTCTTTACCTGTGGAAACCAGAATATTGTTTTTCTCTGTTTGAATATCCAGAAGGGTGGCTTCATTCTGAGGGTCCAGGTCCTTCATCACTCTCTGAGTTCTGGCGAGCAGCTGTTGGAAATTATAGGTATAGTGAAGTGTACGTTGGTGGTCTAGATTGCTTTCTATGGGGATGCCTATGAAAAAGCACACAGAAATAACAAATATATCTTCGACTGACCAGATTCGTGTTACCACTGAATCACATGACATCGTTTGCaaccaaaacattttcatttgccAGACACCTTCTGCGTTAACCACGATAACTCCTT harbors:
- the LOC113111351 gene encoding dynein light chain roadblock-type 1-like, coding for MNEAEKTIKRIQAQKGVEGVIVVNAEGIPIESNLDHQRTLHYTYNFQQLLARTQRVMKDLDPQNEATLLDIQTEKNNILVSTDKDYFMIAMKNSREGP